The window TAGGTATAGTAGGTTTATATTTCAAGAGCTTAGAATATTCATTCAGTAAATTAAACATATAGTCATACACATAATCCATCTTTAGCTCCTCCTCTATGAAATTGCTAGCCGCCCTTCCTATGCCTTGTGCCTGCTAACTCAAGTCAAAAGGAAGATTATTATAgcacccaaaaattaaaaataaggaaaggaaaggggaaaaggGGAGTTTATAATTTCTAAAGAGGATGAGGGATTTTTACCCTCTCAAGTGCAATGCATTGCACCTACGTGGCACATTGGACGGTGTACCACACAAGGAGAGTGATGGATTtgtatcctctcaagtgttgtgcactgggcagtgcaccgcacttgagacgATTAATATCCATTGTACTATCACCCTCTCATATGGGGTTTTTcttattgtttttctttcttaccAGGAGTTATAATTTCAGCTCCGACCAAACCGAACCCTTATTGGATAGGTTTCTATTGGGGGGTTTTATGAAACCggaaaaaaccaaaaccgataTAAAGTCCAAATCAACACCGATAAAAATCGAAAAAAGTTGATAAAAGACCCCattatttttcagtttttttttaatgcatatatATGAAAAAACGAAACCAAACTGGTAACAGCCCGATAAGAAACAGTTAAAGCAACATGATTAAAAAGTGATTCAAACAAGACCGAAACAAGTTCAACCCGATTGAAACCGGACCAAACcaatcgattgacacccctcTCCTAACTAGATCATGTGGGCCCATCTGAATGATACCTTTATCTGTGCGACCGTTGGTGTGGCATGGGAAGTTTCCCTCCCCCCATATCGGAGTCGTGGGAACCTTCTCCCTTAATTGAAATAAGATAACAGTAGGTGGCACATGTAGCATGTTTGATGGGGGGCATATTTTTTCGACACTTGACAAGTAatccaattttaattttttttatttgcatgTCAAGTTTTAACTGAAATAGAATTGatcaagtgacaaaataaagctttgaaaattttggattacTAGAAGTGCAATGTATGCATTAACATATACGTAGACTACCAAAAGGGTGCATGCCAAACCAGACTACATAACTATCCAACCAATGGTTGGAACTACCATATCATCAGTCTACGTGGCAAATAGTAGGTGGGCCATATAGGAAGGTCTTCTTATGTAAGTCATAGAGACATAGAGTCATGGAccaagtttcccttcacccatgatgaaaagagaatctcttaagCTATGACATTCGGACTAGGCCGGAAAGGGTAATTTTGACCATGTAGAATCAACAGTGAGAGTTTAATGATAAAACTAGCCTTTGAAGAATTTCACAGGGTCACATCATGATTGATGAAGAGATTCTTGGTGGCTTTTGCCTAGATAGAAGTGGGGGCGCGGGGCTAGTAAACTCGTCCATGAGTTGAGAGCAGGGATTTAGTAATCGATATCAGGATCAGTATCGAtcttgaccctttttttttttttgggtaaagatctTCACCGATATTGATTACCcctaaatttcaataaaaaaaatgattttatttataagtttatcCTTGGTCAGTACTCCTGGATCGGTATCATATCAGTCAAGAATTGATATCGATCTCTACCAATACCAATACGAATCAGCCTATACAGCCGAtctgatgagagagagagagagagagagagaatgaccTCTTGTTTGTAAATGTTTCCCCAGTCGACTGCGAACTTGATACGTCTGCACAAATCGTCTCCTCTGATAGGCCAGTAATGATACATAGGTATTAAGCTTCTTGTGGTGAAGTCGTAGTACTGAGGCTTCACGAACAATGTCATGGAATCACAAGCCATTATGTATTTCTGGCTTACTGACCATCCTCTTCCTTCCACGTATATCTTATATCTGTTAACCAATATTATATATCAATGTGATTAAACATTAAATTTAACAACAATTAAATtaagctataaaaaaaaaaaaaaaaattttaatttcaccTGTTAGTGCATTGTTTGGCTAGATCTGATTGTTTAAAACCTTGTtgagtctctcttctccaaTCCTGCATTAGTCAGccaatttatatatataatagccacattaatcatcaataaaagtaaacaaaaaatctAACAAGGAAGCTATCACCTAATTACCTGGTCATAGGCACGAACTTTCCAATCCTGATGGTCTGTAGGATTGCATTTCATGAGGTCTTGCCTGGTCGGAGATGTAGAAGGGTTCCCTTTCCAAAAAGCATAAGGTTCCCTTTCAATCCATCTACTCTTCTTATTAGCTTCTCTCAACTCCTTTGACAATGCTTCCCATGGCTTTATGTTAATCTCTGGCCTGCACCACCACCGACACCAACACCAACACAAACTTATATTCTGGATTTTTGCCCAGCCCATTcttgattgattttgattaaTGGGCCTGGCTGACCATAATTGGCCGTGGTTGGGCTGCATTAATTTTCCCTTATTGACCTTGAGAGCTTCTATATTTTTCTCACCATACAATGTATGACATAAGTATGTATAATtgtattattataatatatattaggGCAAAAGTTGCCCACATCCCAGTTCAagaaatgaaattgcacaccctCCTCAAATATCACTTCATGTGAGGAGTGATCTGTCATAAATGACCCTCCTCCTAGTGTTAAATTCTAAAGGGGTCCCTCATTCGCCTGAAACTGCACTCGGGCAATGTAGGGAACCCTCACcctaatatattattatatatttatatatacagGTTGGATCAAACTCAAACcaaagtttcagcccaaaatcTACCCAGCCCAAGCCTAGAAATCTCAATCCTAGCCCAACTCACGGGCTGAAAAGTGCAGCCCTGCCCATGCCCTATACGGCTCATGGCAAGCTTTGGTTCTccgggccaaacttgcacccttagTTTTAGATATAATTCCTTTTTTAGAGAAAAAGGTTTGTTGTCCCGTCCACTACTATGGTGTGGAGTAGGATGACCATGTAAATGATATGAGGGGCAAGAGATCGTCTAGTTGCATAGCTCGTCCACCAATGTGGGAGGGGAGCAATGAGAGCATGGGCAGCGACATCAATATGGATGGGATTTCTGATTTCATAGGGGCAGCATAGTTAATATGCACACTCATATATTTGGATGGCTGTGCGAACTGGGTCTGCATTCTCTATGGGGAGCAGGCTTCTATGCACATGAGAGTCAATGAGAGTACGTGCGTTGACATCATGGAGgcaggatttctgcctttcatggggtggAGAGGTCACTTCGCCTCCTGGTCTGGGCATGGTGTGAGGGGCTGGTCTGGGCATGGTGTGAGGGGTAcatttcttccccccccccccccccaccccaccccaccccaccccaccccacagagaacttttcccCTTACTTCAATATTCAATACAGTACAAATGGTCAAAAATACCCTCAGCCTGCCCAAAACTTTTGGTGCTCGGCCCACCTGAGAACCCTGGCCTCTCTTTAATGTTCCCGCATTTCTCATAgtggttttggtttggtataTATTCTCAAATGTCTTAACTTTCTTCTCAACTTGGCCTAAAGGTTTCAAACAGAGCGATGATTAACATcactagctagctagctagttGAGTTCACCTGTTCAAAGGGATCGACCACTAAAGGGAAATGGAGTGAGGGATGAGCTTAGTGGAAGTAGAAATGTGGAAGTGTGGAAGGAATTAAGACACAAAAGTAATAATTGAAGTtaaaagtggaagaagaaggaatggaTCGATCATTTACCAACCCCAGAAGGACCAGTCCGGGAAAACGATAGACAACGACCAACCATTCCCACAGTACTGAAATAACGGTGGCGGTACGGCGGCGTTTGGCTGCTGTGGGTAATCGCTTGACCTGATCGCCGGCTTGTCACCGCAGTTGAACATCAATTCCAAGTCCGGCAACCTCCCCGGATACTTCCTCAGTAATTGCAGTATCCCCCACCACGTAAAAACGTCTCTCGTTTGAAAAGGCTTTCTGTACTTCTCGATGTAAACCCTCCCATTCAATATCACCAATCGGAAATCAGCTTTACTCTTGGCTCTCTCTATCATCTCGCTTGTGATTCCTGTAGCCTTCCATGGCCGTAAATCTTCATGGATCCATCGGAAATAGTCTGGGCAAGAGCCGTTTCGATCATCTGTGGTTTGAAACTTCGCCGGAGAGATTGCTGGGCAGCTCTTATTTTGTTTTAGAATGGAACAATCGAGTTTGATTTCTTGCTTCTTTGAGTTTAGAAAAACTTTCAGCGTTGCTCCACCGATGGACtgtaaaaaaacacaaaaagttAAGACATTGACTTAAAATTACGGCCAGATCCGACAATCCGGAATGAAATTCTGGTAAGAATTTAAATTCAATAGTACAAGACTTGGTTGTTGTCGTTCTGTGTTCTTATAGGTTAAAAGCATTCGATTGGAATTCTTCTTGTCATAAGATTGATTTCACTCGATTGGTATCAGTTTCTCGGCTGTCACTAGGGGTGACaatgtcaattccaggcccgatcgaaaaacccaaaaccggcCCGGGCTGTTTATTAAACGTGTTGGGTTCAAGTCCGGTACAACTAACATTCCGTCGTTCATAGTGCAAGGGTACGCTATCCAACAGCTGCCTGATCGGGACTGACCGATTACTAGCCCAACATGTTTAAAGCCCATTTACTCAGCCTGACACTTTGAATGCCCATTTAGAGATAAATATCTCATTAGCCTGTTTAAAACCCCGTCTGATATCCATTTAGCTTTATTAGTGGTAGCCCGATTAAAGATCGCCTGCCTGCCCGCCTGTTAATAAATGGTACGATGCAttaaccaaaattttattttcttaagtgTGGTGTACTGCCCAATGCACTACACTTGAGCATCCGACAGTGGCCATGAGACTGAGATGATGAACTTTAAAGGTGCACCGTCGGATGCACAAGTGAGGTGCACTGGACAATGCACCGCACTTGAAAGGATAAATATCCTACCTAGCCTATAAGGACTGATTACTTAACGGGTCAACCACGATGCGAGATTCTAAAATGAGGAAGACCAATTAAACTCGATCAAAACCGGCCCAGCCTACCTAAAATTTGCGTTTGATCATTACCCGTTCCAATACCGTGCATTAAAACCATAGATTAGATGACCATGAGAGGGTTGGGCTGGACAGGGATCATAAACCTAACCAACCCTAAAATAGAAGTTGAAACTTACAACCCAAAAATTGAAGTGGAAGAATAATAAATGTCCACCTTCATGCCCAGGACTTTTAGGCAAAACCTTGAACCCAAAAGTCTCTTTGGACTTTTAGGTAATTAcacgccacggctggaggagagccaggtccTCGTTGTCTATGCATACTAATCAAGAGGAAGACCAGGACCCCCGCCCCTCCTCCTCCCTACCCCGTCCTTCACGGCGGTGCCTACCCTCAGAGCTAGAGactccgaagaagaagaagaagaattttgtaattagagagagagagagagagagagacttacagTATCGATGAAGTGAGAACAAATATAGCCAGCaaaaaatagaaggaagaaTATGAAAATGGTCCTTGCAGGTCCCTTCTCTAATAGCTTCCATGTATTACAGGTTTCTCTCATACTTTCTCTTTTAAGAGTAATATATAGTAGATgttcatccaagcctatttatACTCCCAGAGCAGGAATCACCAAGTAGTCGAAGCTTGTCGTGTCTGCTACCTGCAAtaattgaagatctcttcaactGAAAATTTGGTGTACGCACTCCTTTCAATTCCCTACTGAGCTTCTCATTAATTGCCGAGTGGTTCTGTCGAATTGAACTGCGCTTCTACCCTGACCCATATTCAATCAATTTCTTGATGTTATCAGAAAACAAGAACTGATCATAATAagatatgatgaaaagagaaaaaacataaaaaggaaattaaaataaataaaaaaaaattgaactgaaCTGGTACCGATCgatgtttttattgttttctgaAGTTGGAGACAAAGGTGGATATTTATTCTGATCCAATCAGAATTTCTATTCTCCTCCTTCGTTTGTTGGACCGTTTGGTTGGTTAGTCACGCCTTTTAACACTCGATCgatctcctcctccttccctaGCTAGGTCTAGGTCAAGGTCAAGGTATGTGATTGGAAAACTAGCAATTGGCTCGAGCGGGTCCAGTTCAAAACATATTTAAGTTCAGCTTCTAGATGATGAGGCTATAGAAAGAAACCAGAAGTTTATATGAAACAATTTATCTTGTCAGAGGcacgatgagcttagcatctcGGTTACGTTCACCTTCCACGGCTAATGTAATGTAACAGCCCTTACCAATCCATTTTAGGTCATTACAagccatacaaaaaaaaaaaaaaaaaaaagcttcaaaaGTGTGTGAATGGAAAGATAATGTTCACTCGGTTCCATCAAGGGACCCTTCTCTTGGCAATCTTAGAGAGTCTTATAGTTGAAACTTTGAACGTCCACGACGACGGGTTGTTGTGGTTTTCTaccaaaattaaaacaaaagggaGAAACAACACTACCTGATCGTGAGCCGGACATGACCCCTACGCCTAATACaagtatagttgtcaaggtgtcgttTAAACGTCAAGACACCTTTCTTTTGCCaaggtttttttatttccttggATGCCTTGATCATATAGGCACCTTAACAAATATGGATATAGGGTTACACAAAATGATCACCGTTTTCcatggaaagatggaaaatcCTGAAGACTTGACAATCCTTTCATGCGACCTTGTGTTTTGCCAATGGGAATGCGCACCGCACATGACTAGATAGTATtctctttttcaataaaaataatttaaaaaaaaaatgaaaaaaaaggaggatgTGGGTTTTAATTCAATTGCAAAAATTAAGATTGTTGGCATCATACAATGTTTTAGGAATCGGTTTATTGGTAGTGGTTACCAATCTCGTACTAATCCTATTGCACATATTGGTTCGGATCGGACAGTGTTACCCTTGATTTCCAATACAAATCGATATTTAATTAGTCTTTGACCTTTGATTCGTACAATGGCTCAGTAATGGATCGATAAGGAATCAATGGCTTTTACAGATACTAATATGAATCATTCGATTTGACCAATCTAATActgattcctaaaaccatggtAGGCACAAGTCTTATGGAAAACAAAAGCCCAGCTATAAAAGGGATCTTTATCGTCCTAGTACTGGGGGCACTGCCGTGTGCATCGTGAggcgcagcagcggccatgtatGCACGGTGGGGTCTATTGTACACACATGGGTATTGCTGCGCCATACAATGCACATAGTAGCGCCCCCAGTattgggggcgataattttccctatGAAAGGGCAAAAAAGAAGCCAAAGTACCAGAaattcccaaaaagaaaagtgtTTCCTGCGATGGAAAAAAATGGGATACTAGAATTTAAAGTCAGAACAAAGAATTTAAAAATGGAATCAGGGTCTGGATCGGCCATTTCTGATCTAGATTGTATCGTACAAGTCGGTCTAGAATTGACTAGAACCAAGATGATATCATGTCTTAACTCTAGATTTTGGAAAGGATTCGACCAAAATCCGAATTGATCTCAGTCAATTCCTATTCGAATCGATCGATTCAACCAATCTGATTTAGATTCTTGAATCCATGGTCACAAACCAACCAAATGTAAACTAGCACAAAGAGAAGTTGCTTAGATGATGAGTAGATGCCCCCCTCTCAAGTACTTACAATAAAGACAGAGAGTATAAGGTTTttattgggggtgggggtgggggtggggggtggggggagggggtacTTAATTGGGTTGGTAGAATTTAAAAGAGTTCGGAAAAAGTCAATTCAAAATGTCGGCAAAGTAATTTCCTAATTGAACGGCTCCCTAGTTATTAACAGGGCCCCTCATTTTAGGTTTGCATTTTTCAGTGTTAACCGGGCTATAAGACTAGCttgtgggatctttatctcTTTCAATTCCTCAGTAATTCTAACACTGGGGGTtggaatgaccaccttacctctGCCCTAACACTCTCTATCCGAGTGGGGTCATcttctattagaggaattggggaacaGGGCTAGACAGGGAACCGGGGA is drawn from Telopea speciosissima isolate NSW1024214 ecotype Mountain lineage chromosome 1, Tspe_v1, whole genome shotgun sequence and contains these coding sequences:
- the LOC122670309 gene encoding O-glucosyltransferase rumi homolog, producing the protein MRETCNTWKLLEKGPARTIFIFFLLFFAGYICSHFIDTSIGGATLKVFLNSKKQEIKLDCSILKQNKSCPAISPAKFQTTDDRNGSCPDYFRWIHEDLRPWKATGITSEMIERAKSKADFRLVILNGRVYIEKYRKPFQTRDVFTWWGILQLLRKYPGRLPDLELMFNCGDKPAIRSSDYPQQPNAAVPPPLFQYCGNGWSLSIVFPDWSFWGWPEINIKPWEALSKELREANKKSRWIEREPYAFWKGNPSTSPTRQDLMKCNPTDHQDWKVRAYDQDWRRETQQGFKQSDLAKQCTNRYKIYVEGRGWSVSQKYIMACDSMTLFVKPQYYDFTTRSLIPMYHYWPIRGDDLCRRIKFAVDWGNIYKQEAQGIGRAASNFIEEELKMDYVYDYMFNLLNEYSKLLKYKPTIPKGAIEFCSETMACPANGLVKKFMMDSMVKFPALTSPCTIPPPFDPHALQAFLKEKEETLKQVEAMEKKS